From a single Nostoc edaphicum CCNP1411 genomic region:
- a CDS encoding serine/threonine-protein kinase: MSLCINPVCPQPNHPNNHQNRFCQSCGSHLELLGRYRVTCLLSEKTGFSKVYEAYEQDTPKILKILKEDLSSDAKAVELFQQEVTVLAQLKHPGIPKEDSYFQYQTRNGLVLHCIAMEKIDGYNLEQWLKQQNCPISQEQAIDWLRQLLEILDVVHSKQYLHRDIKPSNIMIRFPLDKGCRNLVLIDFGTASEITKTYQDQLNNSEKMTALMSSGYSAPEQMNGQAVPQSDFFALGRTFVFLLTGNHPLDMYDVQHNLLHWQNHAIHISPLLLNLIAWLIALDIEKRPSNAQQILQSLEEIETQLAEATPTDINILNISQSEHLPESINDNLLPTYKQPEKVPLLAFFAALLVALALLSIVALAMRKTEYSGISNYRQYPEKKGSIDYFPYQEGRDSQGRIAEFNIAVLSLDYKWLVGSNFQVKYNDEIISIDLLNLNLQKQNLENIMEDPSEIISIGTASCKGDIAVQERVALERSKQIQVLVKNLFINTPSIKGYRLLNLGQFQRSDCQKNQDLTKYQRSVIIIGVKRESAGVILDEALRNRLEKKPFGDFKLEDYSLGTAQKFKTIPGTL, from the coding sequence ATGAGCCTTTGTATCAATCCCGTTTGCCCTCAACCAAATCACCCGAATAATCATCAAAACCGCTTTTGTCAAAGTTGTGGTTCCCATCTAGAATTGCTAGGGCGTTATCGGGTGACGTGCCTGTTGAGTGAAAAAACAGGGTTTAGTAAAGTTTATGAGGCATACGAACAAGATACCCCCAAAATCCTCAAGATACTCAAAGAGGATCTATCAAGCGATGCCAAAGCAGTAGAACTATTTCAGCAAGAAGTAACCGTGTTGGCACAACTCAAGCATCCCGGCATTCCCAAAGAAGATAGCTACTTCCAGTATCAAACCCGAAATGGTTTAGTGCTGCATTGCATAGCAATGGAAAAAATCGATGGCTACAACTTAGAACAGTGGCTAAAGCAGCAGAATTGCCCCATATCCCAAGAACAAGCCATAGATTGGTTAAGACAATTGCTAGAAATTTTGGATGTAGTGCATAGCAAACAGTACCTACATCGAGATATTAAGCCATCTAACATCATGATTAGATTCCCCCTTGATAAGGGTTGCAGGAATCTAGTACTAATTGATTTTGGTACTGCCAGTGAAATTACTAAAACCTACCAAGACCAACTCAACAACAGCGAAAAGATGACAGCACTGATGTCATCTGGCTACAGCGCCCCAGAACAAATGAATGGTCAAGCAGTACCGCAATCAGATTTCTTTGCTTTGGGACGCACCTTTGTATTTTTGCTGACGGGAAACCATCCTTTGGATATGTATGATGTCCAGCACAATTTGTTGCACTGGCAAAATCATGCCATTCATATCTCACCCTTACTCTTGAATTTAATTGCTTGGCTAATAGCACTGGATATAGAAAAGCGCCCTTCTAATGCCCAACAAATTTTACAGAGCCTAGAAGAAATTGAAACTCAACTAGCAGAAGCGACTCCTACAGACATTAATATACTAAATATTTCTCAAAGTGAACATTTACCTGAGTCTATTAATGACAACTTATTACCTACATATAAACAGCCTGAAAAAGTGCCACTATTAGCATTTTTCGCAGCCCTATTAGTAGCGTTAGCATTGCTTAGTATAGTGGCTTTAGCAATGCGAAAAACAGAATATTCTGGAATATCAAATTACAGACAATATCCCGAAAAAAAGGGTAGTATTGATTATTTTCCTTATCAAGAAGGTAGGGATAGCCAGGGAAGGATAGCTGAGTTTAATATAGCGGTTTTATCACTAGATTACAAATGGCTTGTGGGTAGTAATTTTCAAGTTAAGTACAATGACGAGATTATTAGCATTGACCTTTTAAATCTGAATCTACAAAAACAAAATCTAGAGAATATAATGGAAGATCCTAGTGAGATTATCTCCATAGGTACAGCTTCTTGTAAAGGTGATATAGCAGTTCAAGAACGTGTAGCTTTAGAACGTTCCAAACAAATACAAGTTTTAGTTAAAAACCTATTTATAAATACACCAAGCATCAAAGGTTATCGATTATTAAATTTGGGTCAATTTCAGCGAAGTGATTGCCAGAAAAATCAGGATTTAACTAAATATCAGAGAAGTGTTATAATCATTGGCGTTAAAAGAGAATCAGCAGGTGTGATTCTCGATGAAGCGCTACGCAATAGATTAGAAAAAAAGCCTTTTGGTGATTTTAAATTAGAGGATTATTCTTTGGGAACGGCACAAAAGTTTAAGACTATACCGGGTACTTTATAA